The Francisella hispaniensis FSC454 genome includes the window ATATGCTTAAATGGCAAAAGTACACAAAAGAGAATAATATCTAGATCTAGAAATGAAAATCTTACATGTGTTTAAATCATTTTATCCATATACTTATGGCGGTATAGAGAAGTTTATACATGAGCTATCTATTGCTACGGCTAAAAAGTATGATGTTGAAATACATATACTTGCAATGGGTAAAAAAAATCAAACTATGCATAAAGATTTTTACACATTATATTTTGCTAAAACAAATTTAAATATTGCATCGACAACTTTTTCATTTTCAGCGATTAAAAAATTCAAAGAATTAGCTAAGCAAGTCGATATTATCCATTATCATTTTCCATATCCGTATGCTGATTTGCTGCAGACTATTTGTAGACCAAATAAGCCTTACATAGTCACATATCACTCAGATATTATCAAGCAAAAAAGATTGATGATGTTATATAAACCCTTAATGAGAAAATTCCTTAAGGGTGCAAAGTATATATTACCAACATCACCAAACTACCTTGAGACTAGTGAGATTCTAAAGCAAATACAAGCTCCTAAAAAAGTTATTCCAATGAGTTTAAATAAATCAGATTATAATATTGATGAAGAAAATTATCTCTATTGGAAAAAAAATATAGGTTTTGAAAAATTCTTTATTCATATAGGTGGCTTGAGATATTACAAGGGCTTAGATGTCTTGATTGATGCAATGCAGGGGGAGGATTATCCACTTGTTATAATTGGTGACGGCGATCAAAAGGAGTTACTTGAGCAAAAAGTTAAGCAAAATAATCTACAAAATGTAAAATTTGTTGGTGCTTTAGATGATAAAGATAAATTATCTTTGTTGAAATTAAGTTATGCTTTAGTGTTACCTTCAAATATAAGAACAGAAGCTTTTGGATTAGTCTTGCTAGAGGCAGGTATGTTTGCTAAGCCAATGATAACTTGTGAGATTGGTACAGGCACAACTTTTGTAAATATTGATAAGGTAACAGGATTAGTAGCTAAGCCAAATGATAATCAAGATTTAGCTAGAAAGCTCAAAGAGCTTTGGCAAGATGATCAAAAAGCTCAAGAGTATGGAGCTAATGCTAAAGCAAGATTTGATGATGTTTTCAGCTTGGATAAAATGTTTGTCAGTTATAAGTCAGTTTATGATGAAGTGGTACAAAATGACCATTAATTTGAAACTATCAGAAGGGTTTAAAAGATACTTCTTGAATACCGGATGGTTATTTATTGGTAATATATCAAGAATGCTAGCATCTCTACTAGTAGGGATATGGGTTGCTAGATATCTAGGACCAAAAGAGTTTGGTGTTTTGAGTTATGCTAGTAGTTTTGTAACACTTTTTAGTGTGCTAACAACTTTGGGACTAGATGGTATAGTTGTCAGAGAATTAGTGAAGGATTCAAGTAAATCAAATAATATTCTGGGAACCGCTTTTGGTTTGAAATTATTGGGTTTTTTTGCTTTGCTGATAATACTATTGGGAGTTCTTTATTTTGCAGAAGAGAGTTTATATACAAAGAGTATAATTTTTGTAGTGGCACTATCTACTATGATGCAGAGTTTTAACGTCCTTGATTTTTATTTTCAGAGTCAAGTAAAGAGTAAATTTGTAGCGTTGGCGAACTTAATCTCTCTTGTAATATCATCAATTACAAAAATAATACTTATTTTATGTGGTGCTGAGCTAATTTATTTTGCTGCAGTTGTTGTTCTAGATAGCTTTACTTTATCGTTAGGATTTATATATTTTTATCAATCTAAAAAGTTTGGTGATATTAAAAATTGGCGCTTTAAGTTTGCTGTTGCAAAATCATTATTAAGAGATAGTTGGCCTTTGATCTTGAGTGGTTTGGCAATATCTATATATATGAATATAGATCAGGTTATGATAAATCATATGCTTGGATCACAAGAGGTGGGGCAATTTGCTGCAGCTGTAAGAATTAGTACGGTTTGGTATTTTATACCAGTAGTTATATCATCATCACTTTTCCCTGCTATTATCAACGCAAAAAAGGTAAGTGAACAACTATACTATACAAGGCTTCAAAGGCTTTATGATTTAATGGTGTGGATGGCTATAGCTATTGCACTTCCTATGACATTTCTAAGCGATTGGGTAGTTAATTTGCTTTATGGGCAGCAGTATAATCAAGCAGGTAGTGTGCTTATGATTCATATTTGGGCTGGGGTTTTTGTAGCACTTGGGGTTGCTAGTGGAAAGTGGTTTTTGACTGAAGATTTGCAGAGATTAGCCTTATATAGGACTTTATACGGAGTTCTAATAAATGTATTTCTTAATGTTGTATTGATTCCTGAATATGGAATTATAGGAGCTGCAATATCTACTTTATTTAGTCAAATTGTAGTGTGTTATGTTTCTGATTTGTTAAATTCAAGAACAAGAAAAACTTTTTATGTTAAAACAAAATCTTTAGTTTTAATTGGATGGATATCTAAATGAAAATAACAATAGTTGGCTTAGGTTATGTAGGTTTAAGCAATGGTATTTTATTAGCGCAAAATAATCAAGTTTGCTTTTTAGATGTTGATGAAACTCGAGTTAATTTGCTTAATAAAAAAATTGCGCCAATTAATGATGATCTTATAAAACAGTTTTTGTCTGAGAAGCCACTAAATTATTTTGCAACTACTGATAAGCATGTAGCCTATAAAAATGCTGAGTATATTGTTATATCTGTACCGACAGATTATGATGATACTAAAGATACTTTTGATGTTTCTATTCTAAAGGCTGTTATCAAAGATTGCTTAGAAGTATCGTCAAATTCAACGATTATTATTAAATCAACAGTTCCAATAGGATTTACAAAGTCTTTAAAGCAGGAGTTGGGTGTAAGTAATATTATATTCTCACCAGAGTTCCTAAGAGAAGGAAAGGCGCTATACGACAATCTCTATCCTAGTAGAATTATAATGGGAGAGAAGTCAAAAGCTGCAGAAAGTTTTGCTAGTATGTTAGGAAAAGGAGCACTAAAAAAAGATGTCCCAATTTTGTATATGGATTCTACAGAGGCAGAGGCTGTGAAACTTTTCGCGAATACCTACTTAGCAATGCGAGTAGCATACTTTAATGAGCTTGATACCTATGCTGAATCACATAATTTGAATACTCAAGATATTATCAAAGGTGTTTGCTTAGATCCTAGAATAGGGGATTATTATAATAATCCTAGTTTTGGCTATGGAGGCTATTGTTTACCTAAAGATACTAAGCAGCTAAAAGCAAACTATTTAAATATTCCTAATAATTTGATTAGTGCAATTGTACAGTCTAACCAAACACGTAAAGACTTTATCACACAGCAGATATTAGATAAAAATCCAAATGTTGTTGGCATATATAGGCTAGTAATGAAAGAAGGTAGTGATAATTTTAGAAATAGTGCAATCCAATCAATAATACAGAGCCTACAGAAGCAAAATATAAAAGTTGTGATATATGAGCCAGTTTTGAAGCAAAAAAAATTCAATAGACTTAGTGTCATATCCAATATTGATGAATTTAAATTAACCTCAGATCTTATAATTGCCAATAGATTCGATGATGTACTTTCAGATGTGATAAATAAGGTCTATACTAGATGTATTTTTAGGAGCGATAATTAATTCTAATCATGAAGAAAGTATTAGTAACTGGTGGAGCAGGTTTTATTGGTAGTCATCTTTGTCAAAGACTTAGTGAAAAGACAAATAGCGAAGTTTATAGCTTAGATAACTATTTTACAGGTAATAAATCAAACCATATTAAAAATGTGACTTATATCAGAGGTAATACTAAAGATATAGACAAATTAATCAGTTTCAAACCGGATATTATTTATCATCTTGGTGAATATTCAAGAGTAGAGCAAAGCTTTGATGATATCAAAAAAGTGATTGATTTTAATAAGTTAGGAACTTTTTCAGTTTTAGAATTTGTTAGGAAAAATAATTCTAAACTAATATATGCTGGTAGTAGTACTAAGTTTGGTGATGATGGCAATAATTCTAATGCTAGTCCATATGCTTGGAGTAAATCATCAAATACATTACTTGTTGAAAATTATGCAAAATGGTTTGATATTAATTATGCAATCACTTATTTCTATAATGTATATGGTTCAAGAGAGATAAGCACTGGCAAATATGCAACATTGGTAGCTTTATTCAAAGAGAAAATGAGAAAATGTGAGCCTCTTACTGTCGTATCACCTGGAACTCAAAAAAGAAATTTTACTCATATTAATGATATTATCGATGCTCTATTATTAGTAGGTGAATTAGGCTATGGAGATGAATACGGTATAGGTAGTGATGAAGCTTTTAGTGTTTTAGAAGTTGCTAAAATGTTTGGAAGTCATATTGAAATTTTACCAGAAAGGCTTGGGAATCGTATGAGTGCTAGAGTAATTAGTGACAAAACAAAATCACTTGGATGGCAGCCAAAAAGAAAACTCAGAGATTATATAGAAGAATGTAGAAAAAATAATTGGGAATAAAATGAGTATAGTAGAAAAATTCATTCCACCATATCCGCTTAAAACACCAGTATTGTTTTTAGTATTTAATCGGCTTGATACTACAAAGCAAGTATTTGAAGCTATCCGACAAGCAAAACCGCCCAAACTTTATGTGGCGTCAGACGGCGCAAGAAAGTCTAAAGAAGGAGAAACTGAAAAAGTTCAAAAAGTTCGTGATTACATTATGAGTAACATTGACTGGAATTGTGAAGTTAAAACTCTATTTCGAGATGAAAATTTAGGTTGTAAATATGCTGTAAGTGGGGCGATAAATTGGTTTTTTGAAAATGAAGAGATGGGAATTATCTTAGAAGATGATTGTTTGCCAAGTCAGAGCTTTTTTTGGTTTTGTGAGGAGTTGTTGGAGATATATAAGAATGATACTAGGGTGTGGCATATTGGAGGTACGAATCCAATTGATAAAGAATTAACTTCAAATGAGTATTATTTTTCCAAATATAATCGAATTTGGGGCTGGGCATCGTGGCGAAGAGCATGGATACATTATGATGTTGATATTGGTATTTGGCCTAAAATTAAGAGAGAAAAAATATTATTCGATATATTAGAACAGAAAGAGGCAAAAATTTTTGAAAAAATATTTGACAATGTTTATGAAGGTAAAGTTGAAACTTGGGACTACCAATGGTTTTTAATAAGACTTTTAAATGCAAAAGCTATAATCCCAAATGCAAATCTTATTTCGAATCTTGGTTTTGGCGAAGAAGCAACTCATACAACTGATGAAGAAAATTATTTAGCAAATTTAGCTAGAGGAGAAATGAGTTTCCCCTTAGTTAAGAAAAGCATCATGGTAATTGATCATAAAAAAGATAGTAAGTGGAGTAAGGAGTTGTCAAAAGATATTTCAATAATTAGAAATATTATAAGGAAAATTATAAAATGAGAATTGGCATATTAACATTTCACGAAGGTATTAATCATGGTGGTTTTTTTCAAGCTTACTCAACATATTCATATCTTAAAGAAAAAAGTTATGATGTAGAAATTATTAATTACAAAAATAAAATTCATTGGTTTTTAGAATATAAAGCTTTTTTATGGACAAAAACCCTATAAAACTTTTTAAAAATATTATAAAAATAATAATGTTTAAAAAAGCTCATGCTAAACTCAAAATGACAAACTTTAGTAAAAATATTAATAATATAGACACTTCAAGATATGACATTATCATTATTGGAAGTGATATAGTTTGGAATTATGAGTGGAGTTTTTTAGGAAATGATCCTGTCTATTTTGGAGAAAATCTTAAAGCAAAAAAATTAATATCTTATGCACCAAGCTGTGGATCTGTTAATTTGTCTAATCCAATTCCCACATTTGTAAAAGATGGATTAAAAAAATTTAGTCATATCTCAGTAAGAGATGAGAATACTGCTTTACTTGTAGAAAAAGCTATAGCTAAAAAGGCAAAAATTGTTCTCGACCCAACATTTATATATGATATTCAAGGTGAGGAAATAGAGCCAAATGAAAAAGAAGAATATATTTTAGTGTATGCTTATCGTCTTGGAGAAAATGAGAAAAATACAATTATTAAATTCTCAAAAGAAAAAAAAATGAAATTAATCTCAGTTGGTTATTCAAATTCATGGTGTGATAAAAATATTATTGATATTGGCCCTTTTGAATGGCTTGGATATTTTAAGAACGCAAAGTATGTGTTAACAAGTACATTTCATGGAACTATTTTTTCATTAAAATACAAAAGAAACTTTGTTACTAGTGCAAATTCTGGGATAGAAACAAAAATAAAAACTATGTTGGAAAATATAGGTTTGAGTTCTAGAGTTGTAAATGATACTGATGTAAGTGAAGTCCTAAATAATTGTATTGAGTATAATGTTGTAGATAAAAAGCTGGACATATTGATTAAAGACTCAAGAAACTTTTTAATAAAGGCTATCGATGATTAAAGAAATAATAAAGATAATTCTACCTAAATCAACAAAGATAAAAATAAGAAACTTTTTAAGCTTAATAAGGTTTTACTCCAATTACTTCTATGACATGAAGAGATATTTAACATATTCCGCAACTTTTGTTAATAAGGAACCTAACCAACTACTTGGAAAAATAATTGCACATTATCATGTTATTGAAAAAGGTTTAAGTTATCAAGAGGTTAGACTTGGATTTGCTAAGGATATTGTCATTAGTTTAATTTCAATGTTAAAAATATATTCTAATAAAAATTTTGATGTTTTTAATAATCAATACTTAACGGCTATATCTGTAGTTAGAAAATATATTGATTTACATGAGCAAAAAGAGTTTGATATAACTCCTATTAAAAGTATGTTTGAAAGAGTTAAATTTTCAGAAAACTCTAGTAAAGGAGGTAGTATTCAATTAACTAAAAATGAAATAAATAAAAAAAGTAAACTAGATTTTAAAGAAATGGCATTTTCTAGATATTCTATAAGAGAGTTTACTGAGGAAGAAGTTACTTTGAATGTTCTTGAAGAAGCTATAAGAATAGCTCAAAAATCTCCTTCAGTTTGTAACAGACAAACGGTTAGAGTTCACATAGTACTATCAAAGTCAACTATCCAGAAGTACCTTATCTATCAAAATGGTAATAGAGGTTTTGGATTTAAGATTAATAAATTACTAATAGTCACTTCAGATTTGAATTTTTTCGAAGGCGTTAATGAAAGAAATCAATCATTTATAGATGGTGGTATTTTCAGTATGTCATTATTATACGCATTACATTATCTTGGCTTAGGAGCAGTAACTTTAAATTGGTGTACTGATCGAGAAAGAGATAATGAGTTTAGAAAAGTGTCAAAAATAAGTAATAATGAAAATATAATACTAATGATTGGAGTTGGTAATCTACCAGATAGATTTAAGGTTCCAAAATCAGAAAGAAAAAATTTAAACGAAATAGTTAATTATATAGAATGAAAATCCTAATAGTTAATACCTCAGATATTCAAGGTGGTGCAGCAAGAGCTGCGTATAGATTACACAGATCACTACTGGATGCTAATATTGATAGTCAAATGTTAGTCCAAAGTAAAGTTAGCGATGATTGTACAGTTATTACAGAAGATAGTAGAGTAAGGAGATATCTCAATAAGCTTCGTCCTATCATAGATGGTTTACCTGTTAGAAAATATAAACATAGAATAAAAACATTATTTAGCCCTTCATGGTTTGGGTTTAATAATATTGTTACAAAGATAAACAAAATAAATCCCGATATTGTCCATTTGCATTGGATAAATGGTGGAATGTTAAAAATAGAAGATATTGCTAAAATTAAGGCTCCTATTATTTGGTCTTTACATGATAATTGGGCTTTTACTGGGGGATGTCATATAAAATGGAATTGTGATAAATACAAACAGCATTGTCAAAGTTGCCCAAATCTTGCTAGTAAAAAAGAAAAAGATTTGAGTTTCAAAGTGTTTAGAAGAAAGAAAAAAGTTTTTACTAAAAAAGATTTTATTATCGTTGGGTTAAGCTCTTGGCTTAATAACCTATCAAAACAAAGTTTCTTGCTAAAGAATAACAAACATATAAATTTACCAAATCCGATAAACATAGATATATTTAAACCATTTGATAAAGAATTATCAAGAAAGCTTTGGAATCTTCCTAAAGATAAAAAATTAATACTTTTTGGCGCTATGGATGCTACCAGAGATATTAATAAAGGCTTTAAACAGTTAAATGAAGCTTTAGAAAAAATAGCAAAAACAGATGATATTGAATTGGTTGTATTTGGCAGTACCAAACCTAATTTAGTACCTGATTTTGGCTTTAAAACTAACTATTTAGGTCAACTTAATGATGATGTAAGTTTGGTAACTTTATATAGTGCGGTAGATGTAATGGTAGTACCAAGTTTACAAGAGGCTTTTGGTCAAACAGCTAGCGAATCATTATCTTGTGGTACTCCTGTAGTATCTTTTGATACTAGTGGATTAAAGGATATAATTGATCATAAGAAAAATGGCTATTTAGCAAAACCTTTTGATAGCCAAGATTTAGCTAATGGTATAGAGTGGATTTTAGCTAATGATAGCTACGTATCTTTATGCGAAAACGCTAGGGATAAAGTTTTAAGAGAGTTTGATAGTAAAGTTGTTGCTAAGAAATATATACAATTATATAAGGAAACTTTAGGCAGATGAAAAAAGCACTGATAACAGGTATCACAGGTCAAGATGGTAGTTATTTGGCTGAGTTTTTACTTGAAAAAGGCTATGAAGTTCACGGTATAAAAAGAAGGTCTTCATTATTTAATACTCAAAGAATAGATCATATTTACCAGGACCCTTATACTGAAAATCGTAGATTTAGATTACATTATGGAGATCTTACTGATAGTACAAATTTAATTAGGATTATCAAAGAAATACAGCCAGATGAAGTTTATAACTTAGCGGCGCAATCTCATGTTGCGGTTAGTTTTGAGTTGCCTGAATATACTGCGGATGTCAATGGCTTAGGAACACTAAGGATACTAGAAGCTATTCGATTGCTAGGCCTAGAGAAAAAAACTAAGTTTTATCAAGCATCAACTTCGGAGTTATATGGATTAGTACATCAGATACCACAATCAGAAAAAACTCCATTTCATCCTCGCTCACCATATGCAGTGGCAAAATTGTATGCATATTGGATTACAGTTAATTATCGTGAGGCTTATAGAATATATGCTTGTAATGGGATCTTATTTAATCATGAATCGCCAAGAAGAGGAGAAACATTTGTAACGCGTAAGATAACTCGAGGATTAGCAAATATTGCTCAAGGCTTAGAAAAATGTTTATA containing:
- a CDS encoding glycosyltransferase family 4 protein: MKILHVFKSFYPYTYGGIEKFIHELSIATAKKYDVEIHILAMGKKNQTMHKDFYTLYFAKTNLNIASTTFSFSAIKKFKELAKQVDIIHYHFPYPYADLLQTICRPNKPYIVTYHSDIIKQKRLMMLYKPLMRKFLKGAKYILPTSPNYLETSEILKQIQAPKKVIPMSLNKSDYNIDEENYLYWKKNIGFEKFFIHIGGLRYYKGLDVLIDAMQGEDYPLVIIGDGDQKELLEQKVKQNNLQNVKFVGALDDKDKLSLLKLSYALVLPSNIRTEAFGLVLLEAGMFAKPMITCEIGTGTTFVNIDKVTGLVAKPNDNQDLARKLKELWQDDQKAQEYGANAKARFDDVFSLDKMFVSYKSVYDEVVQNDH
- a CDS encoding polysaccharide pyruvyl transferase family protein; protein product: MFKKAHAKLKMTNFSKNINNIDTSRYDIIIIGSDIVWNYEWSFLGNDPVYFGENLKAKKLISYAPSCGSVNLSNPIPTFVKDGLKKFSHISVRDENTALLVEKAIAKKAKIVLDPTFIYDIQGEEIEPNEKEEYILVYAYRLGENEKNTIIKFSKEKKMKLISVGYSNSWCDKNIIDIGPFEWLGYFKNAKYVLTSTFHGTIFSLKYKRNFVTSANSGIETKIKTMLENIGLSSRVVNDTDVSEVLNNCIEYNVVDKKLDILIKDSRNFLIKAIDD
- a CDS encoding nitroreductase family protein, with amino-acid sequence MIKEIIKIILPKSTKIKIRNFLSLIRFYSNYFYDMKRYLTYSATFVNKEPNQLLGKIIAHYHVIEKGLSYQEVRLGFAKDIVISLISMLKIYSNKNFDVFNNQYLTAISVVRKYIDLHEQKEFDITPIKSMFERVKFSENSSKGGSIQLTKNEINKKSKLDFKEMAFSRYSIREFTEEEVTLNVLEEAIRIAQKSPSVCNRQTVRVHIVLSKSTIQKYLIYQNGNRGFGFKINKLLIVTSDLNFFEGVNERNQSFIDGGIFSMSLLYALHYLGLGAVTLNWCTDRERDNEFRKVSKISNNENIILMIGVGNLPDRFKVPKSERKNLNEIVNYIE
- a CDS encoding nucleotide-diphospho-sugar transferase — protein: MSIVEKFIPPYPLKTPVLFLVFNRLDTTKQVFEAIRQAKPPKLYVASDGARKSKEGETEKVQKVRDYIMSNIDWNCEVKTLFRDENLGCKYAVSGAINWFFENEEMGIILEDDCLPSQSFFWFCEELLEIYKNDTRVWHIGGTNPIDKELTSNEYYFSKYNRIWGWASWRRAWIHYDVDIGIWPKIKREKILFDILEQKEAKIFEKIFDNVYEGKVETWDYQWFLIRLLNAKAIIPNANLISNLGFGEEATHTTDEENYLANLARGEMSFPLVKKSIMVIDHKKDSKWSKELSKDISIIRNIIRKIIK
- a CDS encoding NAD-dependent epimerase/dehydratase family protein, whose translation is MKKVLVTGGAGFIGSHLCQRLSEKTNSEVYSLDNYFTGNKSNHIKNVTYIRGNTKDIDKLISFKPDIIYHLGEYSRVEQSFDDIKKVIDFNKLGTFSVLEFVRKNNSKLIYAGSSTKFGDDGNNSNASPYAWSKSSNTLLVENYAKWFDINYAITYFYNVYGSREISTGKYATLVALFKEKMRKCEPLTVVSPGTQKRNFTHINDIIDALLLVGELGYGDEYGIGSDEAFSVLEVAKMFGSHIEILPERLGNRMSARVISDKTKSLGWQPKRKLRDYIEECRKNNWE
- a CDS encoding nucleotide sugar dehydrogenase, translated to MKITIVGLGYVGLSNGILLAQNNQVCFLDVDETRVNLLNKKIAPINDDLIKQFLSEKPLNYFATTDKHVAYKNAEYIVISVPTDYDDTKDTFDVSILKAVIKDCLEVSSNSTIIIKSTVPIGFTKSLKQELGVSNIIFSPEFLREGKALYDNLYPSRIIMGEKSKAAESFASMLGKGALKKDVPILYMDSTEAEAVKLFANTYLAMRVAYFNELDTYAESHNLNTQDIIKGVCLDPRIGDYYNNPSFGYGGYCLPKDTKQLKANYLNIPNNLISAIVQSNQTRKDFITQQILDKNPNVVGIYRLVMKEGSDNFRNSAIQSIIQSLQKQNIKVVIYEPVLKQKKFNRLSVISNIDEFKLTSDLIIANRFDDVLSDVINKVYTRCIFRSDN
- a CDS encoding glycosyltransferase family 4 protein, which encodes MKILIVNTSDIQGGAARAAYRLHRSLLDANIDSQMLVQSKVSDDCTVITEDSRVRRYLNKLRPIIDGLPVRKYKHRIKTLFSPSWFGFNNIVTKINKINPDIVHLHWINGGMLKIEDIAKIKAPIIWSLHDNWAFTGGCHIKWNCDKYKQHCQSCPNLASKKEKDLSFKVFRRKKKVFTKKDFIIVGLSSWLNNLSKQSFLLKNNKHINLPNPINIDIFKPFDKELSRKLWNLPKDKKLILFGAMDATRDINKGFKQLNEALEKIAKTDDIELVVFGSTKPNLVPDFGFKTNYLGQLNDDVSLVTLYSAVDVMVVPSLQEAFGQTASESLSCGTPVVSFDTSGLKDIIDHKKNGYLAKPFDSQDLANGIEWILANDSYVSLCENARDKVLREFDSKVVAKKYIQLYKETLGR
- the gmd gene encoding GDP-mannose 4,6-dehydratase, with product MKKALITGITGQDGSYLAEFLLEKGYEVHGIKRRSSLFNTQRIDHIYQDPYTENRRFRLHYGDLTDSTNLIRIIKEIQPDEVYNLAAQSHVAVSFELPEYTADVNGLGTLRILEAIRLLGLEKKTKFYQASTSELYGLVHQIPQSEKTPFHPRSPYAVAKLYAYWITVNYREAYRIYACNGILFNHESPRRGETFVTRKITRGLANIAQGLEKCLYMGNIDALRDWGHARDYVRMQWMMLQQDKPQDFVIATGKQISVREFIKLCATEIDIQLEFSGKGLDEIAKVVSITGDKAPALSVGDVILRIDPRYFRPAEVETLLGDATKAKLELGWEPEISLQQMCKDMIDEDLKEARKQAFLQANGHSVSFSLES
- a CDS encoding flippase; this encodes MLKQDLMMFSAWIKCLSVISQFMMKWYKMTINLKLSEGFKRYFLNTGWLFIGNISRMLASLLVGIWVARYLGPKEFGVLSYASSFVTLFSVLTTLGLDGIVVRELVKDSSKSNNILGTAFGLKLLGFFALLIILLGVLYFAEESLYTKSIIFVVALSTMMQSFNVLDFYFQSQVKSKFVALANLISLVISSITKIILILCGAELIYFAAVVVLDSFTLSLGFIYFYQSKKFGDIKNWRFKFAVAKSLLRDSWPLILSGLAISIYMNIDQVMINHMLGSQEVGQFAAAVRISTVWYFIPVVISSSLFPAIINAKKVSEQLYYTRLQRLYDLMVWMAIAIALPMTFLSDWVVNLLYGQQYNQAGSVLMIHIWAGVFVALGVASGKWFLTEDLQRLALYRTLYGVLINVFLNVVLIPEYGIIGAAISTLFSQIVVCYVSDLLNSRTRKTFYVKTKSLVLIGWISK